A window of the Arachis duranensis cultivar V14167 chromosome 5, aradu.V14167.gnm2.J7QH, whole genome shotgun sequence genome harbors these coding sequences:
- the LOC107491416 gene encoding xyloglucan glycosyltransferase 4, with the protein MMAPPSSFPVSIENVNEFTLLKIHDSDSAKFLEKQKASTPKQLTWFLLLKLHRVLTLLSWLTNGFKSSFGLIKKRVSLPDDEGPKHRGRLYRFLRVFLALSIAGLAIEIIAHYNNWTLRVIQPWEVDGFLEWSYVAWISFREEYVAPLVLLMSKFCIVLFMIQSLDRLVLCLGCFWIKYKKIKPTFDEDAYDIEDPSSFPMVLVQIPMCNEREVFAQSIGAVCQLDWPKDRLLIQVLDDSDDPNLQQLINEEVSSWKDKGVNIIYRHRLIRTGYKAGNLSSAMSCDYVKDYEFVAIFDADFQPNPDFLKLTVPHFKGKPDLGLVQARWSFVNKDENLLTRLQNINLCFHFEVEQQVNGHFLNFFGFNGTAGVWRIKALEESGGWLERTTVEDMDIAVRAHLNGWKFIYLNDVKVLCELPESYEAYKKQQHRWHSGPMQLFRLCLPAIITSKISIWKKCNLIFLFFLLRKLILPFYSFTLFCIILPLTMFIPESELPLWVVCYVPIFMSFLNILPAPKSFPFLVPYLLFENTMSVTKFNAMVSGLFQLGSAYEWVVTKKTGRSSESDLLSFAERESKLSSEEKIQRRNSDSGLELLSKLKQAEAPKKKRNMLYRKELALAFLLLTAAARSLLSAQGLHFYFLLFQGLAFLVMGLDLIGEQVS; encoded by the exons ATGATGGCACCACCAAGTTCATTTCCGGTGTCAATTGAGAATGTCAATGAATTCACCTTGTTGAAAATCCATGACTCAGATTCTGCTAAGTTTCTTGAGAAGCAGAAAGCTTCAACCCCCAAGCAGTTAACATGGTTTCTGCTTCTCAAGCTTCATAGGGTCTTGACCCTATTGTCATGGCTAACTAATGGATTCAAATCCTCCTTTGGCTTGATCAAGAAGAGGGTTTCATTGCCTGATGATGAAGGTCCAAAGCACAGAGGGAGGTTATACAGGTTCTTAAGGGTGTTCCTTGCCCTCTCCATTGCTGGTTTGGCCATTGAGATCATTGCTCATTACAACAATTGGACCTTGCGTGTGATCCAACCTTGGGAGGTTGATGGGTTTCTTGAATGGTCTTATGTGGCTTGGATTTCATTCAGAGAAGAGTATGTTGCCCCATTAGTATTGTTGATGTCAAAATTCTGCATTGTTTTGTTCATGATTCAGTCCTTGGATCGGTTAGTTCTTTGCCTTGGTTGCTTCTGGATCAAGTACAAAAAGATCAAGCCAACCTTTGATGAAGATGCTTATGACATTGAAGACCCTTCAAGCTTCCCAATGGTCCTTGTTCAGATTCCAATGTGCAATGAGAGAGAG gTTTTTGCACAATCAATTGGTGCTGTTTGTCAACTTGATTGGCCAAAAGATAGACTATTGATTCAAGTTCTAGATGATTCAGACGATCCGAATTTGCAGCAACTCATCAACGAGGAGGTTTCCTCTTGGAAAGATAAAGGGGTCAACATTATATACAGGCATAGATTGATCAGAACTGGTTACAAAGCTGGGAATCTCAGTTCTGCAATGTCATGTGACTATGTCAAAGACTATGAATTTGTTGCAATATTTGATGCAGATTTCCAGCCAAACCCTGATTTCCTCAAACTAACTGTTCCACATTTCAAG GGAAAACCTGATTTGGGTTTGGTTCAGGCTAGATGGTCCTTTGTGAACAAGGATGAGAATTTACTTACCAGACTTCAGAACATTAACTTGTGCTTTCACTTTGAGGTGGAACAACAGGTTAATGGTCATTTCCTCAATTTCTTTGGATTCAATGGAACTGCTGGTGTCTGGAGGATTAAAGCTTTGGAGGAATCAGGAGGCTGGCTTGAAAGAACCACCGTCGAAGACATGGACATAGCCGTCCGCGCTCACTTAAACGGATGGAAGTTTATCTACCTTAATGATGTCAAAGTTCTCTGTGAATTACCAGAGTCTTATGAAGCTTACAAGAAGCAACAACATCGCTGGCACTCGGGTCCAATGCAGCTATTCCGGCTGTGTCTTCCTGCTATAATAACTTCCAAG ATTTCAATTTGGAAGAAGTGTAACTTGATATTCTTGTTCTTCCTATTGAGGAAACTGATACTTCCTTTCTATTCCTTCACCTTGTTCTGCATCATCCTTCCCTTGACCATGTTCATACCTGAGTCTGAACTTCCCCTTTGGGTGGTCTGTTATGTTCCTATTTTCATGTCATTCTTGAACATCCTTCCAGCCCCGAAATCCTTCCCTTTCCTAGTTCCCTATCTCCTCTTTGAGAACACCATGTCAGTAACAAAATTCAATGCCATGGTTTCTGGTCTATTCCAGCTCGGAAGTGCTTACGAGTGGGTTGTGACAAAGAAGACTGGCAGATCATCCGAGTCAGACTTGCTATCCTTTGCCGAGAGAGAATCAAAGTTATCCAGCGAAGAGAAGATTCAAAGGAGGAACTCAGACTCTGGCTTGGAATTGCTAAGCAAACTCAAGCAAGCCGAAGCaccaaaaaagaagagaaacatGCTATACAGGAAGGAACTCGCACTCGCTTTCCTTTTGCTCACAGCAGCTGCAAGAAGCCTTCTATCAGCACAAGGACTTCATTTCTATTTCTTGCTCTTCCAAGGATTAGCATTTCTAGTGATGGGTTTGGACTTAATTGGTGAGCAGGTGAGTTAA
- the LOC107491414 gene encoding uncharacterized protein LOC107491414, translated as MAEEKDAFYVVKKGGVVGIYKSLKDIQPLIASSSVSDDPVSILKGYCLTKKAEEFLVSNGLKGAPYSISATNLNEELFGRLVACPYQDPCASGGRSLGVSSSSKLLQGAFQSDTSKFSGSSLHSTNSQRQVPLGGSSFGLTSSQRQLTPEVSPLVSTNSQRQLALGGSQAQLSNSLSCTLEFDGASKGNPGPAGAGAILRAADGSKVYRIREGVGTQTNNVAEYRALLLGLKQALQKGYRHIQIRGDSLLVCKQVNGEWKQKNQNMAMLCAQVNQLKANFLSFQINHVLREKNSEADAQANLAINLRAGQVEEDCEDLRR; from the exons ATGGCTGAAGAAAAGGACGCCTTCTATGTTGTGAAGAAAGGGGGTGTTGTTGGCATCTACAAGTCTCTCAAGGACATTCAACCTCTCATTGCATCTTCTTCG GTGTCTGATGATCCTGTAAGCATTTTGAAAGGGTATTGTTTAACTAAGAAAGCTGAAGAGTTCCTTGTATCAAATGGGCTTAAGGGAGCCCCTTATTCTATAAGTGCTACTAATTTGAATGAAGAGCTTTTTGGAAGACTTGTTGCTTGTCCTTATCAG GATCCATGTGCATCTGGAGGAAGGTCTCTAGGTGTGAGTTCCTCATCGAAGTTATTGCAAGGAGCCTTTCAATCTGATACTAGT aAATTTTCTGGGTCATCTTTACATTCAACAAATTCTCAGAGGCAAGTTCCATTAGGTGGGTCATCTTTCGGTTTAACAAGTTCTCAGAGGCAACTTACACCAGAGGTATCTCCTTTAGTTTCAACAAATTCTCAGAGGCAACTCGCACTGGGTGGATCCCAAGCTCAGTTGTCTAATTCT CTTTCTTGCACCCTTGAGTTCGATGGTGCTTCTAAAGGAAATCCTGGACCAGCTGGTGCAGGAGCTATACTTCGTGCTGCAGATGGGAGCAAG GTCTATCGAATACGTGAAGGAGTAGGTACTCAGACGAATAATGTTGCTGAATATCGAGCTTTACTTTTAGGATTGAAACAGGCCCTTCAGAAAGGATATCGGCACATTCAAATCCGAGGAGATTCCTTACTTGTCTGCAAGCAG GTAAACGGTGAGTGGAAACAAAAAAATCAGAATATGGCTATGTTATGTGCTCAGGTCAACCAGCTGAAGGCGAACTTTCTGTCATTCCAAATCAACCATGTTCTTAGG GAGAAAAACTCTGAAGCTGATGCTCAAGCAAACCTGGCCATAAATCTCAGAG CTGGTCAAGTTGAAGAAGATTGTGAAGATCTCAGACGTTAA